The Glycine max cultivar Williams 82 chromosome 12, Glycine_max_v4.0, whole genome shotgun sequence genome window below encodes:
- the LOC100785628 gene encoding mediator of RNA polymerase II transcription subunit 8, with translation MEGEGGGEGLNQAVQQQLNLKQVKTRAISLFKAISRILEDFEAYGRTNSTPKWQDILGQYSMVNLELFNIVDDIKKVSKAFVVHPKNVNAENATILPVMLSSKLLPEMETDDTAKRDQLLLGMQNLPIGMQMEKLKARLDLISAACEGAEKVLADTRKAYCFGTRQGPAIAPTLDKGQAAKIQEQENLLRSAVNAGDGLRIPGDQRHITPAQPPLHLADALPVIVNDPTAQPQLSSNTMPAQNSLLQTSSASQLLGRSAASPSGATSTTSFDNTTASPIPYANSPRSSTNMMNTPSPQPQTTQQQPQVQQQQRQKLMQLPKQQQQHHQILAQQQQFRQSAMQGLGQLHGQHQMQFSQPLGHQQFQGRQLPSGHVQHGIGQSQLNQGNQMTRLSQFSGPANSALFSAAQTTPNTQMIPNISGTLPSQSLLQRTQFGLSGNNPQRSHPSQMLSDQMFNMGGGNPGGMMPIQQQQQHGSQAFGSMASNAQNLQSGLVTLQNTQQNHPNFSQQRQQNLQ, from the exons ATGGAGGGCGAGGGAGGAGGAGAGGGGTTGAACCAGGCAGTGCAGCAGCAACTGAATCTGAAGCAAGTGAAGACCCGTGCTATCAGCCTCTTCAAAGCCATCTCCCGTATTTTGGAAGATTTCGAGGCCTATGGTCGCACCAACTCCACGCCCAAATGGCAAGACATTCTGGGTCAATATTCGATGGTCAACCTTGAGCTTTTCAACATTGTCGATGACATTAAGAAGGTGTCCAAGGCCTTTGTGGTCCATCCCAAGAATGTTAATGCTGAGAATGCTACCATACTGCCTGTCATGCTTTCCTCCAAACTACTCCCTGAAATGGAGACTGACGACACTGCTAAGAGGGATCAATTGCTTCTGGGGATGCAAAACCTCCCAATTGGAATGCAAATGGAAAAGTTGAag GCCCGTCTTGATCTGATTTCTGCAGCCTGTGAAGGTGCTGAAAAAGTGTTGGCTGACACTCGCAAAGCCTATTGCTTCGGAACTCGTCAAGGCCCAGCCATTGCCCCCACTTTGGACAAGGGTCAGGCTGCCAAAATTCAAGAACAAGAGAATCTACTCCGTTCTGCTGTCAATGCAGGTGATGGATTACGGATACCAGGAGACCAGAGGCACATCACTCCTGCACAACCTCCATTGCATTTGGCAGATGCACTTCCTGTCATTGTCAATGACCCTACTGCACAACCACAACTCTCATCAAACACCATGCCTGCCCAGAATTCCTTGTTACAGACCTCCTCCGCATCACAACTTTTGGGAAGATCGGCAGCATCTCCTTCTGGTGCAACCAGCACCACTTCTTTTGACAATACAACAGCTTCACCAATCCCATATGCCAATTCACCTAGGTCTTCTACAAACATGATGAATACTCCATCCCCTCAGCCACAAACAACCCAACAACAGCCACAAGTGCAGCAGCAGCAACGGCAGAAACTCATGCAGTTACCTAAACAACAGCAGCAGCACCACCAAATTCTTGCTCAGCAGCAACAGTTCAGGCAGTCTGCAATGCAAGGACTGGGACAG TTGCATGGACAACATCAGATGCAATTTTCTCAACCACTTGGGCATCAACAATTTCAGGGTAGGCAGTTGCCTTCAGGACATGTTCAGCATGGCATTGGTCAAAGCCAACTCAATCAAGGAAATCAAATGACTCGATTAAGCCAGTTTTCTGGTCCTGCTAACAGTGCACTATTCAGTGCTGCTCAAACAACACCTAATACTCAAATG ATTCCAAACATTTCTGGCACATTACCTTCGCAGTCTCTTCTCCAACGGACACAG TTCGGATTATCTGGAAACAACCCTCAGCGAAGTCATCCTTCACAAATGTTGAGTGATCAGA TGTTTAACATGGGAGGTGGCAATCCTGGTGGTATGATGCCCatacagcagcagcaacaacatgGTTCACAAGCATTTGGTAGCATGGCATCAAATGCTCAGAATCTACAATCTGGGTTGGTGACACTTCAAAACACACAACAGAATCACCCCAATTTCTCTCAGCAGAGACAGCAAAATCTACAGTGA
- the ALMT24 gene encoding aluminum-activated malate transporter 8, whose amino-acid sequence MVISLGKDDPRRVIHSFKVGLALILISILQYFRPSFYAFGDNIMWAVLTVVLVLEFSVGATLGKGLNRVLATGLAGAFGVSIRRIASFSGDKGKAVLTSMFVFFIAGTVTFMRFSPRLKASYDYGLIIFILTFCLVSLSDNTENELLEVAQERLLTIIIGSCIAIVVSICICPVWIGQDLHNQIAGNIQKLADFLEGFGDEYFNNLGNTEEAAGDNKPFFHRYESVLSSKGSEETMAVLARWEPCHGGFRFHHPWKQYLKVGNQIRLCAYKIKALSVFLLRSEQTPYELRNRIQEPCTNISMESGMALKESLLILKHMTKSSMPNPHVANAKNAAESLKSVLRTNPWEGADHLEIIPAATVASLLIDIVICVENICEAVDELATLANFVPSELLHRGTVQPISNSDGLVHVISVAE is encoded by the exons ATGGTAATAAGCCTCGGAAAAGATGACCCCAGACGAGTTATTCACTCCTTTAAGGTGGGATTGGCACTAATATTGATTTCTATTTTGCAATATTTTCGTCCTTCATTCTATGCTTTTGGTGACAACATAATGTGGGCGGTTCTCACCGTGGTTCTTGTCTTAGAATTTTCTGTGG GTGCAACACTTGGAAAAGGTTTAAACAGGGTGTTGGCAACGGGTTTAGCTGGTGCTTTCGGTGTTTCAATCCGTAGAATAGCTAGTTTTTCTGGGGACAAAGGAAAGGCTGTATTGACTTCAATGTTTGTCTTTTTCATAG CTGGAACAGTGACATTTATGAGATTTTCACCGAGACTGAAGGCGAGTTACGATTATGGgttgattatatttatattgaccTTCTGCTTAGTGTCTCTTTCGGATAATACTGAAAATGAATTATTAGAAGTTGCCCAAGAGAGGTTATTAACGATAATCATTGGAAGTTGTATAGCTATTGTGGTATCTATTTGCATATGCCCCGTTTGGATTGGCCAGGATCTCCATAATCAAATTGCTGGCAATATTCAAAAGCTCGCTGATTTTTTGGAAG GATTTGGAGATGAATACTTCAATAATTTAGGGAATACAGAAGAAGCTGCGGGTGATAATAAGCCATTTTTCCACAGATATGAAAGTGTCCTATCTTCAAAAGGCAGTGAAGAAACAATG GCTGTTCTCGCAAGATGGGAACCTTGTCATGGCGGGTTCAGATTTCACCACCCATGGAAGCAATACTTAAAGGTTGGAAACCAAATACGGTTGTGTGCTTACAAAATTAAAGCTCTTAGTGTCTTCCTCCTCCGCTCTGAACAG ACCCCATATGAGCTACGAAACAGGATTCAAGAGCCATGCACAAACATTAGCATGGAATCTGGGATGGCCCTTAAAGAATCACTATTGATACTTAAACACATGACTAAGTCATCAATGCCAAATCCCCATGTGGCGAATGCTAAAAATGCTGCTGAATCTCTCAAATCCGTTCTAAGAACAAACCCGTGGGAAGGAGCTGATCATTTGGAGATAATACCAGCAGCTACGGTGGCATCACTTCTAATTGATATTGTGATTTGTGTTGAGAATATTTGTGAAGCTGTTGACGAACTAGCAACCCTAGCAAATTTTGTGCCGTCTGAGTTACTCCATCGAGGAACAGTGCAACCTATTTCTAATAGTGATGGTTTGGTTCATGTCATTTCCGTTGCTGAGTGA